In Carassius gibelio isolate Cgi1373 ecotype wild population from Czech Republic chromosome B17, carGib1.2-hapl.c, whole genome shotgun sequence, a single window of DNA contains:
- the LOC127975777 gene encoding dimethyladenosine transferase 2, mitochondrial: MAGCGGCRFFVLTLRTFSGTSRSAAHCALPLTKHRTLSTSLRTFSLDPFPSGSRKTPAQVGKPERISPSSGGVQRNLSAVAVPLQGQFRPLCRYDPLDLGDVEENTQKALACKHLRRFIVDPSLARIVTDHLAGDIDDGKAVIFECNPGPGVLTRALLNRGAQRIVALESDTNFLPELKDLEHRLEGQLDVVHCDFFKLDPIGQGSMKPPAMYSEKLFSDLAISEVPWSADVPVKIVGIFSQRNEKNILWKLIYNLFERRSIFQYGRVELVMFISQKEYTKLVTRPRDYKNYQAFSVLWQMACDIELLHEEPLSSFLTVTKKTGRPSSKKTQSQSDNLCLVRITPREDLFNSHLTPLNGSTLVMMVKQCLAKRKCRLIEQINSWSPGSGSELISKLGFLDDTMTGDVYPGEFKRLFELMEQSGNFTQSWLYEETLETSNTGHA, from the exons ATGGCAGGGTGTGGAGGATGTCGGTTTTTTGTCCTGACTTTAAGAACATTCAGTGGAACATCAAGATCTGCAGCACACTGTGCTCTGCCTTTAACTAAGCACAGGACTTTGTCCACCTCACTGAGAACTTTCTCTCTAGACCCATTCCCCTCCGGGTCAAGGAAGACCCCGGCTCAGGTGGGCAAACCAGAGCGAATTTCTCCATCCTCAGGAGGCGTTCAGAGGAACCTCTCTGCTGTCGCCGTGCCCCTGCAGGGACAGTTTCGCCCCCTCTGCCGGTATGATCCTTTAGATTTGGGTGATGTGGAGGAGAACACACAGAAAGCACTGGCCTGTAAACACCTGAGACGGTTCATAGTAGACCCTTCCCTCGCAAGAATCGTGACTGACCACCTCGCTGGAGACATTGATGATGGGAAAGCTGTTATATTTGAGTGTAACCCAG GTCCTGGGGTGTTGACACGCGCTCTGCTGAACCGTGGGGCTCAAAGAATAGTTGCTCTGGAAAGTGATACAAACTTCCTTCCTGAGCTGAAG GACCTGGAGCACAGACTGGAAGGGCAGCTGGATGTGGTTCATTGTGACTTCTTTAAACTGGATCCCATCGGCCAGGGCAGCATGAAACCTCCGGCCATGTACTCCGAGAAGCTCTTTTCTGACCTTGCCATCTCTGAGGTTCCTTGGTCAGCAG ATGTCCCAGTCAAAATTGTGGGCATCTTCTCACAAAGGAATGAGAAGAACATACTGTGGAAGCTGATTTACAACCTGTTTGAACGCCGCTCCATTTTCCAGTACGGACGTGTGGAGCTGGTCATGTTTATCAGCCAGAAAGAATACACT AAACTAGTGACCCGTCCAAGAGATTATAAGAACTACCAGGCTTTCAGTGTCCTCTGGCAGATGGCCTGTGATATTGAGTTACTGCATGAG GAGCCATTGTCATCCTTTCTAACTGTAACCAAGAAGACTGGAAGGCCCTCCTCAAAGAAGACT caATCCCAGAGTGATAACCTTTGCTTAGTGCGGATAACTCCACGTGAGGACTTGTTTAACTCTCACCTGACTCCCTTGAACGGCAGCACTCTGGTTATGATGGTGAAACAATGCCTCGCCAAAAGGAAATGCAGACTGATAGAACAAATTAA CTCATGGAGTCCCGGCAGTGGATCAGAACTCATTTCAAAGCTGGGCTTCCTTGACGACACAATGACAGGCGATGTTTATCCTGGTGAGTTCAAGCGTCTGTTTGAGCTAATGGAGCAGTCCGGAAACTTCACTCAGAGCTGGCTTTATGAAGAGACGCTGGAAACCTCAAACACTGGTCACGCATAA